One segment of Natronosalvus halobius DNA contains the following:
- the ilvD gene encoding dihydroxy-acid dehydratase, with protein sequence MSSDDAFDHGKDERLTSRDVTEGADRAPHRAMFRAMGFDDDDFGSPMIGVANPAADITPCNVHLDDVADSALEGVDEAGGMPIEFGTITISDAISMGTEGMKASLISRELIADSVELVSFGERMDGLVTVAGCDKNLPGMMMAAIRTDLPSVFCYGGSIMPGQHEGRDVTIVQVFEGVGAYGTGEMDEEELDDLERHACPGAGSCGGMFTANTMASISEALGLAPLGSASPPAEDEERYEVARRAGELALECIEEDRRPSDVLTRESFENAIALQTAIGGSTNGVLHLLALAREADVDLEIGDFDDISRRTPKIADLQPGGTRVMNDLHELGGVPVVLRRLLEADLLHGNAMTVTGRTIAEELAHLEATGDLPANDADIEADFLYTVEEPKEEEGAIKILEGNLAPDGAVLKVTGDDAFHHEGPARIFEHEEDAMAYVQEGHIESGDVIVIRNEGPRGGPGMREMLGVTAAVVGAGHEDDVALITDGRFSGGTRGPMIGHVAPEAFVGGPIGLLQDGDVVTVDIPDRTLEVGLDDAELEARRQGWSQPDPAYDGGVLAKYCRDFDSASNGAVTNPRLTRD encoded by the coding sequence ATGAGCAGCGACGACGCGTTCGACCACGGGAAAGACGAGCGGCTGACCAGCCGCGACGTGACCGAGGGGGCTGATCGGGCGCCTCATCGGGCGATGTTTCGGGCGATGGGATTCGACGACGACGATTTCGGCTCGCCGATGATCGGGGTGGCGAATCCCGCCGCGGACATCACGCCATGTAACGTCCACCTCGACGACGTGGCCGACTCGGCGCTCGAGGGCGTCGACGAGGCCGGCGGCATGCCCATCGAGTTCGGCACGATCACCATCTCCGACGCCATCTCGATGGGAACGGAGGGGATGAAGGCCTCCCTCATCTCGCGGGAACTCATCGCCGACAGCGTCGAACTCGTCAGCTTCGGCGAGCGGATGGACGGCCTCGTTACGGTCGCCGGTTGCGATAAGAACCTCCCCGGGATGATGATGGCCGCGATCCGCACCGATCTTCCTTCCGTCTTTTGCTATGGGGGCTCGATCATGCCCGGCCAGCACGAGGGCCGGGACGTGACCATCGTCCAGGTGTTCGAGGGCGTCGGCGCGTACGGAACCGGGGAGATGGACGAGGAAGAACTCGACGACCTCGAGCGTCACGCCTGCCCCGGCGCCGGTTCCTGCGGCGGGATGTTCACGGCGAACACGATGGCCTCGATTTCGGAGGCGCTCGGGCTGGCTCCGCTAGGTAGCGCCTCGCCGCCCGCCGAGGACGAAGAGCGCTACGAGGTCGCCAGACGCGCGGGCGAACTCGCCCTCGAGTGCATCGAGGAAGATCGGCGCCCTTCGGACGTCCTCACGCGCGAGTCCTTCGAGAACGCCATCGCCCTCCAGACCGCCATCGGAGGGTCGACCAACGGCGTCCTCCACCTGCTCGCGCTCGCCCGCGAGGCCGACGTCGACCTCGAGATCGGTGACTTCGACGACATCTCGCGGCGGACGCCCAAGATCGCCGACCTCCAGCCCGGCGGGACGCGCGTGATGAACGACCTCCACGAACTCGGGGGCGTCCCGGTCGTCCTCCGCCGACTACTCGAGGCGGACCTCCTCCACGGGAACGCGATGACCGTCACCGGCCGGACGATCGCCGAGGAACTCGCTCACCTCGAGGCGACCGGCGACCTGCCGGCGAACGACGCCGACATCGAGGCGGACTTCCTCTACACGGTCGAAGAGCCGAAGGAAGAGGAGGGCGCGATCAAAATCCTCGAGGGCAACCTCGCCCCCGACGGCGCCGTGTTGAAGGTGACCGGGGACGACGCCTTCCACCACGAGGGGCCGGCCCGGATCTTCGAGCACGAGGAGGACGCCATGGCCTACGTCCAGGAGGGCCACATCGAGAGCGGCGACGTGATCGTCATTCGCAACGAGGGCCCTCGTGGTGGCCCCGGGATGCGCGAGATGCTCGGCGTCACCGCGGCGGTCGTCGGCGCGGGTCACGAAGACGACGTCGCGCTCATCACCGACGGCCGGTTCTCCGGGGGGACCAGAGGCCCGATGATTGGTCACGTCGCTCCGGAAGCCTTCGTCGGCGGGCCCATCGGCCTGCTCCAGGACGGGGACGTCGTCACGGTGGACATCCCTGACCGGACGCTCGAGGTCGGCCTCGACGACGCGGAACTCGAGGCGCGACGCCAGGGGTGGAGCCAGCCAGACCCCGCCTACGACGGGGGCGTCCTGGCGAAGTACTGCAGGGACTTCGACTCGGCGTCGAACGGTGCCGTGACGAATCCGCGGCTCACTCGAGACTGA
- a CDS encoding S8 family peptidase produces MSRDTHPVDRRTVLKAVGGTLATAGVSGLAAADPDDIVEVNVGFSNGSGRAAALDAASDTVREFAFDAVTIRVPKRAVSGLQNNPNVRYVEENGEMHALAQSTPWGIDRVDADVAHDNGETGAGADIAILDTGIDSDHPDLQANLGEGRAFVSCKGGPNSCGQDWDDDNDHGTHCAGTADALDNNEGVVGVSTEATLHAVKVLDKRGSGSFSDIAAGVEYVADQGWDVASLSLGASSGSQALRDAGQYAYNNGVLLVAAAGNSGPCSDCVGYPAAYPEFIAVSATSEDDSLASFSSTGSEVEIAAPGEDVNSTVPGGGYDTFSGTSMACPHVAGAGGQLMANGYTNTEARQQLKDTAEDIGLSDNEQGSGLLDVAAALGLSS; encoded by the coding sequence ATGTCACGGGATACGCACCCAGTTGACAGACGAACAGTGTTGAAAGCAGTGGGCGGCACGCTCGCGACCGCCGGGGTCTCTGGGCTGGCAGCAGCCGACCCAGACGACATCGTCGAAGTCAACGTCGGCTTCTCGAACGGCAGCGGTCGAGCCGCGGCACTCGATGCAGCCTCGGACACGGTTCGCGAGTTCGCGTTCGACGCGGTCACGATTCGGGTACCCAAACGCGCCGTCTCCGGGCTACAGAACAACCCCAACGTACGATACGTCGAGGAAAACGGCGAGATGCACGCACTCGCACAATCCACGCCGTGGGGGATCGACCGCGTGGACGCCGACGTCGCCCACGACAACGGCGAGACCGGCGCCGGGGCCGACATCGCAATTCTCGACACCGGAATCGACTCCGATCACCCCGACCTACAGGCCAACCTGGGCGAAGGCAGGGCGTTCGTAAGTTGCAAGGGCGGCCCGAACTCGTGTGGCCAGGACTGGGACGACGACAACGACCACGGCACCCACTGCGCGGGCACCGCCGACGCCCTCGACAACAACGAAGGCGTCGTCGGCGTCTCCACCGAGGCGACGCTGCACGCGGTCAAGGTCCTGGACAAGCGCGGCAGCGGATCGTTCTCCGACATCGCGGCCGGTGTCGAGTACGTCGCCGACCAGGGCTGGGACGTCGCCAGCCTCAGCCTCGGCGCGAGTTCCGGCTCCCAGGCCCTCAGAGACGCCGGTCAGTACGCGTACAACAACGGCGTGTTGCTCGTCGCTGCCGCGGGCAATTCCGGCCCGTGTTCTGACTGCGTCGGCTACCCGGCCGCCTATCCGGAGTTCATCGCCGTCAGTGCGACCAGCGAGGACGACTCGCTGGCGAGTTTTTCCTCGACCGGTTCCGAGGTCGAGATCGCTGCGCCTGGCGAGGACGTCAACTCGACGGTCCCCGGTGGCGGGTACGACACGTTCTCCGGAACCTCGATGGCCTGCCCGCACGTTGCTGGCGCAGGCGGTCAGTTGATGGCTAACGGCTACACGAACACCGAAGCCCGCCAGCAATTGAAAGACACGGCCGAAGACATCGGGCTCTCGGACAACGAGCAGGGAAGCGGCCTGCTCGACGTCGCCGCGGCGCTCGGTCTCTCGAGCTGA
- a CDS encoding DUF5779 family protein — protein sequence MSDFDLDLRTAEEHIDDELDLEGSILLDVLDGSKDPEEWLEAIDAGNVLVLNVNGDVNELAAGFARDIKEAGGTLVHFRGFLIVAPSGIDVDTSRL from the coding sequence ATGAGCGATTTCGACCTCGACCTTCGAACCGCCGAGGAACACATCGACGACGAACTCGATCTCGAGGGGAGCATCCTGCTGGACGTCTTGGACGGCTCGAAAGACCCCGAAGAGTGGCTCGAGGCCATCGACGCGGGCAACGTTTTGGTACTGAACGTAAACGGCGACGTCAACGAACTGGCGGCAGGCTTCGCTCGAGACATCAAGGAAGCGGGCGGCACGTTAGTCCACTTTCGGGGCTTCTTGATCGTCGCGCCGTCGGGCATCGACGTGGACACGAGCCGTCTCTGA
- a CDS encoding VOC family protein, whose product MLTRLAWLGLEVEFLAPARRFYEETLELSTTDRPLARHADEARGDDGRTVVFDAGGTDLILRRPTRLPRGGLHTHFACSIPAAEYDDWWDALEDEHDLQEHTFGDARSLYLYDPDGNCVELGQSDVPGPGIDGVFEVVLEVASLEDAEDRYGRLGFETVDRGSDRRRIRMNGPVALELWEPQLGLADARGGVHVDLGFQTDDLEAVEAALEGWACSLDRSNSRLVARDPDGHHLTVFED is encoded by the coding sequence ATGCTGACCAGGCTGGCCTGGCTGGGGCTGGAAGTCGAGTTCCTCGCACCCGCGCGCCGGTTCTACGAGGAAACCCTCGAGTTGTCGACCACGGATCGACCCCTCGCCCGGCACGCGGACGAGGCGCGAGGCGACGACGGACGAACGGTCGTCTTCGACGCCGGTGGGACAGATCTGATCCTCCGACGGCCGACGAGGCTCCCGCGCGGCGGGCTCCACACTCACTTCGCCTGCTCGATCCCGGCCGCCGAGTACGACGACTGGTGGGACGCACTCGAGGACGAACACGACCTCCAGGAGCACACCTTCGGTGACGCTCGCTCGCTCTATCTTTACGACCCCGACGGCAACTGCGTGGAACTGGGCCAGAGCGACGTTCCAGGACCGGGCATCGACGGCGTCTTCGAGGTCGTCCTCGAGGTCGCGTCGCTCGAGGACGCCGAGGACCGCTACGGGCGTCTGGGGTTCGAGACCGTCGACCGCGGCTCGGATCGGCGTCGAATTCGGATGAACGGCCCTGTCGCGCTCGAACTCTGGGAACCCCAACTGGGGCTGGCCGACGCCAGGGGCGGCGTCCACGTCGACCTGGGATTCCAGACGGACGACCTGGAAGCCGTCGAAGCCGCGCTCGAGGGGTGGGCTTGCTCGCTCGACCGATCCAACTCACGGCTCGTTGCGCGCGACCCCGACGGCCACCACCTGACTGTGTTCGAGGATTGA
- a CDS encoding aldo/keto reductase: MDLPPIGLGTMGIEDPDVIATALDVGYRHLDTAQIYGNEAVVGEGIARSDVPPDELTVATKVWADSLAPDDVIDSTDASRERLGVETIDLLYVHRPIEAYNPEATLRAFDSLRERGWIEHVGLSNFTPEELETARSILVAPIAAHQVEFHPLFRSPGLLEHARRHEYPIVAYSPLSGGRVRELEPVVAVAEKHDTTPEAVALAWVLAHDGVHAIPKASSREHLEANLDAAGIDLEPKDVDAIDAIERREELFPE, translated from the coding sequence ATGGACCTGCCACCGATCGGTCTCGGTACGATGGGCATCGAGGACCCCGACGTGATCGCGACCGCCCTCGATGTCGGCTACCGTCACCTCGACACCGCACAGATCTACGGCAACGAGGCCGTCGTCGGTGAGGGAATCGCCCGGAGCGACGTCCCACCAGACGAGCTCACCGTCGCCACCAAGGTCTGGGCCGACAGCCTCGCCCCCGACGACGTGATCGACAGCACCGACGCAAGCCGTGAGCGCCTCGGGGTGGAGACGATCGATCTGCTGTACGTCCACCGACCGATCGAGGCCTACAACCCCGAGGCGACGCTCCGCGCGTTCGACAGCCTCCGCGAGCGCGGCTGGATCGAGCACGTCGGCCTGAGCAACTTCACACCCGAGGAACTCGAGACCGCCCGATCGATCCTCGTGGCCCCAATCGCTGCCCACCAGGTCGAATTCCACCCGCTCTTTCGATCTCCAGGACTGCTCGAGCACGCCCGCCGCCACGAGTACCCCATCGTCGCGTACTCGCCGCTTTCCGGCGGTCGGGTACGCGAACTCGAGCCCGTCGTGGCGGTCGCCGAGAAGCACGATACGACGCCCGAGGCGGTGGCACTCGCGTGGGTTCTCGCTCACGACGGCGTCCACGCGATTCCGAAAGCCAGCAGTCGCGAGCACCTCGAGGCCAATCTCGACGCAGCCGGAATCGATCTCGAACCGAAAGACGTCGACGCGATCGACGCGATCGAGCGGCGTGAGGAGCTGTTTCCGGAGTGA
- the udk gene encoding uridine kinase — MSIPSFVVGIAGGTGAGKTSVARDVAEAVGEAVTRIPVDNYYEDLSHLEYEERTEVNYDHPSAFEWELLREHLDTLSMGQPIEMPQYDFERHNRMDETVTVEPTDVIVVEGIFALYDDVILEMLDLCVYVMTDADVRILRRIQRDVIDRGRDLEGVIDQYLETVKPMHERFVAPTKKHADVIIPEGVNRMAIDLLTEKIESELSEEFEPREPLETLDHD; from the coding sequence ATGAGTATCCCCTCCTTCGTCGTCGGGATCGCCGGAGGAACGGGCGCCGGGAAGACGTCCGTCGCCCGCGACGTCGCCGAGGCGGTCGGCGAAGCCGTCACTCGAATCCCCGTCGACAACTACTACGAGGACCTCTCGCATCTCGAATACGAGGAACGGACTGAGGTCAACTACGACCACCCCTCGGCCTTCGAGTGGGAACTCCTGCGCGAGCACCTCGATACGCTCTCGATGGGGCAACCGATCGAGATGCCCCAGTACGACTTCGAGCGCCACAACCGGATGGACGAGACGGTCACCGTCGAGCCCACGGACGTCATCGTCGTCGAGGGGATCTTCGCGCTGTACGACGACGTGATCCTCGAGATGCTCGACCTCTGCGTCTACGTCATGACCGATGCCGACGTCCGCATCCTCCGGCGGATCCAGCGGGACGTGATCGACCGCGGTCGGGACCTGGAGGGCGTCATCGACCAGTACCTCGAGACGGTCAAGCCGATGCACGAGCGGTTCGTCGCGCCGACGAAGAAGCACGCGGACGTCATCATCCCCGAGGGAGTCAATCGGATGGCGATCGACCTGCTCACCGAGAAGATCGAGTCGGAACTCTCCGAGGAGTTCGAGCCGCGAGAGCCACTCGAGACGCTGGATCACGACTGA
- the fdhF gene encoding formate dehydrogenase subunit alpha: protein MSSENEGVETICPYCGVGCGLTLQEGEEPGEVSLKPWFDAPVNEGALCIKGGASPQVVNHEDRLKTPLIREDGEFREATWDEALDLTVSELERIHGEHDPDAVGFFGSSKVMNEENYLLQKLARRYGTNNVDNCTRMCHASTVYTLRQSLGAGAMTNSMADLETHGDVYWVQGANPAEQHVIAHSNYFRRAVREGATLIQVDPHANKTSRDADIHLQLEPGTDIPLLNVVLDTILEEGLYDEDFVAERTRGFDHLEATLADFNAAAAAETCGVPLEDIQEAARIYAEAENGAIFTGMGMSQHACGVDNVQNEVNLALVTGNVGRPGTGVNPLRGQNNVQGTCDVGAMPNVLPGYQNVDDDEAREAVESVWGFEIPPEPGLTNVEVSNAIGDSVHGLYVMGENPVMSEPDALEVEKRIADLEFLVVQDIFMTDTAEFADVILPATSWAERGGTVTNTDRRVQRMRKVTDVPGNTRHDLDILCDVGTRLFGSGFDFDGPEAVFEELREVCPIYYGMTYDRIGREGIQWPCYEPGDEGDQYLYAESFDTEDGLGVVRGVRHQPPDEVPDDEFPLVLTTARLEEHYNTGTMSTRSPTLRRKTPENFVDVHPADAANRGIEDGEYVVLRSRRGEIVLEANVTEDIKEGVVWTTPHFSDARANTLTNDVLDPLAKIPEYKAAAAEVEPVGESGKSTSE, encoded by the coding sequence ATGAGCTCCGAGAACGAGGGCGTCGAGACGATCTGTCCGTACTGCGGCGTGGGCTGTGGACTCACCTTACAGGAAGGTGAGGAACCCGGGGAGGTGTCCCTGAAGCCGTGGTTCGACGCGCCCGTAAACGAGGGCGCGCTGTGCATCAAGGGCGGCGCCTCACCGCAGGTGGTCAACCACGAGGATCGGTTGAAGACGCCGTTGATCCGTGAAGACGGCGAGTTCCGCGAAGCGACCTGGGACGAGGCCCTGGACCTGACCGTCTCGGAACTCGAGCGAATCCACGGGGAACACGACCCCGACGCAGTGGGCTTCTTCGGCTCCTCGAAGGTGATGAACGAGGAGAACTACCTGCTCCAGAAGCTCGCCCGGCGCTACGGCACGAACAACGTCGACAACTGTACCCGAATGTGCCACGCCTCGACTGTATACACGCTCCGCCAGAGCCTCGGCGCCGGCGCGATGACCAACAGCATGGCCGACCTCGAGACCCACGGCGACGTCTACTGGGTCCAGGGGGCGAACCCGGCCGAGCAACACGTCATCGCCCACAGCAACTACTTCCGTCGGGCCGTTCGCGAGGGAGCGACGCTCATCCAGGTCGACCCCCACGCGAACAAGACGAGCCGGGACGCGGACATTCACCTCCAGCTCGAGCCCGGAACCGACATCCCACTTCTGAACGTCGTCCTGGACACGATCCTCGAGGAGGGGTTGTACGACGAGGACTTCGTGGCAGAACGAACGCGGGGATTCGATCATCTAGAGGCGACCCTCGCGGACTTCAACGCGGCGGCGGCCGCCGAGACCTGCGGCGTCCCGCTCGAGGACATCCAGGAGGCCGCCCGAATCTACGCCGAGGCCGAAAACGGCGCCATCTTCACCGGCATGGGGATGAGCCAGCACGCCTGCGGCGTCGACAACGTGCAAAACGAGGTCAACCTCGCTTTGGTGACCGGCAACGTCGGGCGGCCCGGCACGGGCGTCAACCCGCTTCGCGGCCAGAACAACGTCCAGGGCACCTGCGACGTGGGCGCGATGCCGAACGTCCTCCCCGGCTACCAGAACGTCGACGACGACGAGGCCCGGGAGGCGGTCGAATCGGTCTGGGGCTTCGAGATTCCGCCCGAACCCGGTTTGACGAACGTCGAGGTCTCGAACGCTATCGGCGACTCGGTCCACGGGCTGTACGTCATGGGCGAGAACCCGGTGATGAGCGAACCCGACGCCCTCGAGGTCGAAAAACGCATAGCCGACCTCGAGTTCCTCGTCGTCCAGGACATCTTCATGACCGACACGGCGGAGTTCGCGGACGTCATTTTGCCCGCCACGTCCTGGGCCGAACGCGGCGGTACGGTCACCAACACCGACCGACGCGTCCAGCGAATGCGCAAGGTGACCGACGTCCCCGGAAACACGCGCCACGACCTGGACATCCTCTGTGACGTCGGCACCCGACTCTTCGGTTCGGGGTTCGACTTCGACGGCCCCGAGGCCGTCTTCGAGGAACTCCGGGAGGTGTGTCCGATCTATTACGGTATGACCTACGACCGCATCGGTCGCGAGGGCATCCAGTGGCCCTGTTACGAACCGGGCGACGAGGGCGACCAGTACCTCTACGCCGAATCGTTCGATACCGAGGACGGCCTCGGCGTCGTCCGCGGGGTTCGCCACCAGCCCCCGGACGAAGTTCCGGACGACGAGTTCCCGCTCGTGCTCACGACCGCGCGACTCGAGGAACACTACAATACGGGGACGATGAGCACCCGGTCGCCGACGCTTCGCCGGAAGACTCCCGAGAACTTCGTCGACGTTCACCCCGCCGACGCCGCGAACCGGGGTATCGAGGACGGAGAGTACGTCGTGCTCCGGTCCCGTCGCGGCGAGATCGTCCTGGAGGCGAACGTCACCGAGGACATCAAAGAGGGGGTCGTGTGGACCACCCCACACTTTTCGGACGCCCGGGCGAACACGCTGACGAACGACGTCCTGGACCCGCTGGCGAAGATTCCGGAGTACAAAGCAGCCGCGGCTGAGGTCGAACCGGTCGGTGAGAGCGGGAAGTCGACGAGCGAGTAA
- a CDS encoding CBS domain-containing protein, with amino-acid sequence MSNDRTTVGDVMSSPLETISKDATVMDAAQRMRDGDISALVVRTTPRAIISSTDVLEAVAQGRNVSELQVTDVMTTDVETATPDLYMEEVAAMMTTYGIKHLPVVDGDYVGMVSSTDVTAHLSESPR; translated from the coding sequence ATGTCGAACGACAGAACGACGGTCGGAGACGTCATGTCCAGTCCGTTGGAAACGATTTCGAAGGACGCGACGGTGATGGACGCCGCCCAGCGGATGCGCGACGGGGACATCAGTGCCCTGGTCGTCCGAACCACGCCGCGAGCGATCATTAGCAGTACGGACGTGCTCGAGGCGGTCGCACAGGGGCGGAACGTTTCGGAATTACAAGTGACCGACGTGATGACGACCGACGTCGAGACGGCCACCCCGGATCTCTACATGGAGGAAGTCGCTGCGATGATGACGACGTACGGGATCAAGCACCTCCCGGTCGTCGACGGCGACTACGTCGGGATGGTGTCCTCGACCGACGTGACCGCTCACCTCTCCGAGTCTCCGCGTTGA
- the yqeC gene encoding selenium cofactor biosynthesis protein YqeC translates to MTDALVQALEADTGVTAVVGAGGKKSTLYALADRLERAVVTATVRIPIFDERVADVVCTPDPVATLESRLGRADDGRVEDDDGVGGADGFDGANGFESDPSAWPLGLVPERDRSDRYRGYEPDQIDAIAGVDGVDHVLVKADGARTRLFKAPNEREPQIPSVADTVLAIASCHAVGRPLDAGTVHRPECVAELTGRAVGEPITPTDVATVLTHPDGGLKRVPEGTSFVPVVNMVDDDGDLETARAIGEAIIEDDEASEGRVSTVVLTSMICEEPLVTVLE, encoded by the coding sequence ATGACAGACGCGCTCGTCCAGGCACTCGAGGCCGATACCGGCGTGACCGCCGTCGTCGGCGCCGGGGGCAAGAAATCGACGCTCTACGCGCTCGCCGACCGCCTCGAGCGCGCCGTGGTGACGGCGACGGTTCGCATTCCGATCTTCGACGAGCGGGTGGCCGACGTGGTGTGCACGCCTGACCCGGTGGCGACACTCGAGAGTCGCCTCGGGCGTGCCGACGACGGCAGGGTCGAGGACGACGACGGTGTCGGGGGCGCCGACGGTTTCGATGGTGCCAACGGTTTCGAGAGCGACCCGTCCGCCTGGCCCCTCGGACTGGTCCCCGAGCGAGACAGGAGCGACCGCTATCGAGGATACGAACCGGATCAGATCGACGCGATAGCGGGCGTCGACGGCGTCGACCACGTGCTCGTCAAGGCCGACGGCGCCCGCACGCGGCTGTTCAAGGCGCCAAACGAACGCGAACCCCAGATCCCGTCCGTCGCAGATACCGTTCTCGCCATCGCTAGCTGCCACGCCGTCGGGCGACCCCTCGACGCTGGGACCGTTCACCGGCCCGAGTGCGTGGCCGAACTCACCGGGCGGGCTGTCGGCGAGCCGATCACGCCGACGGACGTCGCGACCGTCCTCACCCATCCCGACGGCGGGCTGAAACGGGTTCCCGAGGGGACGTCCTTCGTTCCGGTCGTGAACATGGTCGACGACGACGGCGACCTCGAGACCGCTCGAGCCATCGGGGAGGCGATTATCGAGGACGACGAGGCGAGCGAGGGTCGGGTCTCTACGGTCGTTCTCACGAGCATGATCTGCGAGGAGCCGCTGGTGACCGTCCTCGAATGA
- a CDS encoding 3-oxoacyl-ACP synthase: MTTVGLTGYGCYLPDEVVTGEEIAAQSGIPESVVVEKMGVHEKRVCPPGDDHVTDMCVAAAEDALEMADCDPEDVDLVLYHGSEFKDHVVWSAAANVAERLGAENAFATESYTLCAGAPIAIRQVRAQLQVDHLDTALLVAGSREEDLVDYENEQSSFMFNFGSGASAMVLEVDPGSRTRALVHESAALTDGSFSKDVIMPAGGSIDPASEESVAAGRHTLDVPDPDGMKERLAPVSLPNYLEVADTALERSGFARDDLDFVAVTHMKRSFHDLLFEELGLDPATDGVYLDAYGHVQSVDQVLALEDGRGEGLLEEGDLVCFLAAGTGYTWAATALTWLE, from the coding sequence ATGACGACTGTCGGCCTGACCGGCTACGGCTGCTATCTCCCCGATGAGGTCGTTACCGGCGAGGAGATCGCCGCCCAGAGCGGGATCCCCGAGTCGGTCGTCGTCGAGAAGATGGGCGTCCATGAGAAGCGCGTCTGTCCACCCGGCGACGACCACGTCACCGACATGTGCGTGGCCGCCGCCGAGGACGCCCTCGAGATGGCCGACTGCGATCCCGAGGACGTCGACCTCGTGCTCTACCACGGCAGCGAGTTCAAGGATCACGTCGTCTGGTCGGCCGCGGCCAACGTCGCCGAACGGCTGGGCGCGGAGAACGCCTTCGCCACCGAGAGCTACACCCTCTGTGCCGGCGCCCCGATCGCGATCCGACAGGTACGAGCCCAGCTCCAGGTCGACCACCTCGATACCGCCCTGCTCGTCGCCGGCAGCCGCGAGGAAGACCTGGTCGACTACGAGAACGAGCAATCCTCGTTCATGTTCAACTTCGGCTCCGGGGCCAGCGCGATGGTCCTCGAGGTCGATCCTGGCTCCCGTACACGGGCACTGGTTCACGAGAGCGCGGCACTCACGGACGGCTCCTTCTCGAAGGACGTTATAATGCCCGCTGGCGGCTCGATCGACCCCGCCAGCGAGGAGAGCGTCGCCGCGGGGCGACACACCCTCGACGTGCCCGACCCGGACGGTATGAAAGAACGGCTGGCACCCGTCTCGCTCCCGAACTACCTCGAGGTAGCGGACACCGCCCTCGAGCGTTCCGGATTCGCTCGCGACGACCTGGATTTCGTCGCCGTCACCCACATGAAGCGATCGTTCCACGACCTGCTGTTCGAGGAACTGGGGCTCGATCCGGCGACCGACGGCGTCTACCTCGACGCCTACGGCCACGTCCAGAGCGTCGACCAGGTCCTCGCCCTCGAGGACGGTCGAGGGGAGGGGCTGCTCGAGGAGGGTGACCTGGTCTGCTTCCTCGCCGCCGGAACGGGCTACACCTGGGCGGCGACGGCGTTGACCTGGCTCGAGTGA